The nucleotide sequence GGACCTGCCGCTCGATTTCCTTGCTCTGATTATTGAGCTGCGCAACTTTTGGATAGGCAGGGCCAAATTGCGTGCTGAGTTCGGCGATTTGAATTTTGAGGTCGGCTTGTTGCTGGTGCAATTTCTCCAGAAGGGGAGACGTGCCCGTTCCTCCGAGCGTCGCTACCGGCACGGAAGAGATGGCGGTGGCAATCGTGTCCGGGTCGCCATTCTGCGTCATCCGGTAGATGGCTTCCTTCTGCATGCGGTCTGACTCCGCGGCAGTCAGTTCCTTATTGAGCTCGTCGAGCTTCTGCGTGATGATGTTCTGCTTTTCGTCGATTCCGAAGATTTCGTGTTCTTTCTGGTAGCGGACGAGTTTTTCCTGCGAGGTCTCTACGTTCATCTGCAAGTCGACGAGTTTCTTTTTGAGCCATTCCGAAGCCTGCATGGTGGAATCGTATTTTGTCTTGAAATTCTGCTCAACGTAAGTGGCCGCCAGGACATTCACCGCGCTCGAAGCCAGTGCGGGATCGGTGCTGCGGTAGTGAATTTCAATAATGCGGGTATTTGGAATCAGCGAAACCTTGAGATTTCCCTTGAACCCGCCCAGCAATGCAGTCGTACGCTTGGAGTCGTCCTGCAGGGGATCGGCGACAAGGTTCGGTTGCTTGGGCGTAGGTTGTGCACCGAACTCCGGGCGCTTGTCGAGATTCAGTTGACGGATAACCTGCAAGGCAATCAAATCGCTTTGCAGAATCCTGACTTCGGTGTCCAAGTCGGTCGGGTCATAGTAGTCCATGACCGGAACGGAATCCTTGAAGGCGACGAGGTTAGAATCGGCTTTATTGACGGCAATGCGGCCGACCGCTTCGTAGACTGGAGTCTGGCGGAGGCTGGCAATTGCGACTGCGGCGAAAATTCCTGCCGCGCAGGCGATGACGATCCATTTCCGCTTGATAAGGACGCGCATGTACTCGCGCAAGGCTGAATCCTGCGAGGGGAGCACATTGTAGAGTCCTGGTCCAACCTGCTTGAAAATTTCAGAGGGATCGGCAGGCTGTAAGTCGCGATACCCATTGTTTTGTGGAACCAAGGGCCCTGATGCCATCGTTACTCCTTAACGTTCACGACCGAACTGAGCGGCGCGCTGCTCCCGCCCATCTCGTTTCCACCCGTAGGCGGATGGCGGTGACATGTTCTGGGAATCGGTTGATTCTAGCATCACTGGAAATACTCTCAAGCCAATAATTGCACTTACGGCATGTTCTATTTCTGGAAGGGTCGCGGGGCAATTGCTGGGCCGAGCAGGTGATGGCAGTGAGGACTCACCCGAGACTCCTCCGCTATACTAGGCAGCACAAGAACTTCGCCCGACAAAGGTCACTACAAAAGGAAACCATGGTGAATTGGTCGCAGGAATCGGTGCTGGTAACGGGCGGCACGGGGTCCTTTGGGAAAAAATTCGTTGACATCATGTTGCGTGACTACCAGCCTCGCCGGTTGGTGATTTTCAGCCGCGACGAACTCAAACAGCACGAGATGCGGGAGTCCGGCTTCCAGCATCCCAGCTTGCGTTACTTCATCGGTGACGTCCGGGACGTCGATCGCTTGAAACGGGCCATGTCCGGGATCACGATGGTGATTCACGCCGCCGCGCTGAAGCAGGTGCCGGCCTGTGAATACAATCCGTTTGAAGCCATCCAGACGAACATCATGGGTGGTCGCAACGTAATCGACGCCGCCATCGATACGGGTGTGCGCCAGATTTTGGCCCTCAGCACGGACAAGGCCGTGAATCCGATTAATCTCTACGGTGCAACCAAGCTGTGCGCGGAAAAGATGTTTGTCCAGGCGAACGCTTATGCCGGTGCGCAGAACACGCGCTTCAGTTGTGCGCGCTACGGCAACGTCGTGGGCAGCCGGGGCAGTGTGATCCCGATTTTTATCGAACAGCGGAAGCGCGGCAAGATCACGATTACCGACCAGCGCATGACGCGCTTCTGGCTAACGCTCGATCACGGAGTGAAATTTGTGATCAGTTGTCTGGAGCAGATGCACGGCGGCGAGATCTTCGTCCCGAAGATTCCCAGCATGCGATTACTCGATCTGGCGGAGACGATCGCGCCGGGCTGTGGGATCGAGACGATTGGCATTCGCCCGGGCGAAAAGTTGCACGAAGTATTGGTTTCGGAAGACGAGTCTCGCAACACGTTGGAGACGGAAGAAATGTACGTGATTCAACCGTCGCATCCCTGGTGGACGTCGGCAAACTGGGCGCAAGGCAAGAAATTGCCGGAGGGATTCCGCTATTCCAGCGACAACAATAGCCAGTGGCTGACGCGGCGCGAACTGGAAGACCTGGTTGCGCCGGACTTGAACGCCGCAGAAGCGCTGCCGACCTCGGCCTAGGACATGAGCACCACACCCACAAAACTTGGTCCGCTGGCCATCCATGGGGGAACTCCTGTGCGGGAGACGTTCCTGCCCTACGGGCGGCAGAGTCTGGACGAGGAAGACATCCAGGCCGTCGTGGACGTGCTGAAGTCGGACTGGCTAACGACCGGACCGAAGGTCGGAGAATTCGAGGAACAGTTCGCGGCCTGGGTAGGAGCAAAGCACGCCGTCAGTTTCAGTTCAGGAACGGCCGCACTGCATGGGGCGGCGTTTGCCGCAGGCCTAAAGGCGGGCGACGAAGCGATCACGACTCCGATGACGTTCTGCGCGACCGCAAATTGCGTTCTGTACCAGGAGGCGACTCCGGTCTTTGCAGATGTTACCCAAGACACGCTCAATCTTGATCCCGAAGAAGTTTCCAGAAAGATTTCTCCGCGAACGAAAGCGATTATTGCAGTGGACTACGCAGGCCATCCCGCAGATCTGGCGCCGTTGCGGGAACTCACCGCGAGGCACGGACTGCTGCTGATCGAGGATGCATGTCACGCGCTCGGTGCCGAGTATCGCGGCCAGCGTGTCGGCGGGATTGCCGACATGACGGCGTTCAGCTTTCATCCCGTGAAGCACCTGACCACTGGCGAAGGTGGCATGGTGACCACCAACGATCCGAAACTCGCCGAGACGCTGCGTCGCTTTCGCAATCATGGCATCAGCAGCGATGCCAGACAGCGTCAGCAAAGCGGCCAGTGGTTCTATGAGATGGTCCTCCTCGGTTTCAACTACCGGCTGACGGATATCGCTTGCGCGCTCGGACTATCGCAGCTTCAAAAACTCGATGCGAACCTTACTCGCCGGCGCGAGATTGCAGTTCGCTACACGAGGGCCTTCCATGAGATGCCAGCGGTGATCGTTCCCGCAGTGCGAGACGGGATCGCTCCCGCATGGCATCTATATCCCATTCGATTGAAGTTGGAAGGGCTGTCGACGGGGCGTACGGAAGTCTTCAGAGCTTTACGAGCCGAGAATCTGGGCGTGAACGTGCACTACATTCCCGTGCATCAACATCCGTACTATCGGGAGCGCTTTGGGTACAAAGGCGGCGAGTATCCGGTAGCCGAGGATGCCTATGAGCGGCTAATCAGCCTGCCGATGTTTCATTCCATGACGGACCGGGATATTGAAGATGTAATCGCGGCGGTGGGCAAAGTCTGCGAAGCTTATGCCCGGTGAAAATTTCGCTGCGGGAGATTCAGAATGTCCGATACGGCAGCATTCCTAAAAGGCACGAAGATTTACCTGCGCCCACTTGAGCGCACAGACTTGAACGGAACGTACCTGGGATGGCTGAACGACCAAGAGGTCGCTCGGTACCTGGAGACCGGGATATTTCCTACGACTCTGCAAGACCTCGAAAAATTCTACGAGAGGGTCACGGGCTCACCGACGGAAGTGATCTTTGCCATAGCCGACAAAAAATCGCACCAGCACATCGGCAACGTGAAACTGGGGCCGATCCATTGGGTACACCGGCGCGCCACGCTCGGGATCATGATTGGTGCAAAGAAATTCTGGGGTAAGGGTGTTGGTGAAGAAGCGACACGATTGATGGTGGAGTACGGATTCTTCCGGCTGAACCTGCATCGTATCGGTCTCGGCGTGTTTGAGGAACATGAGTCCGCGGTTCGCTGTTATCAGAAAGTCGGCTTCAAGGTAGAAGGCTGCCTGCGCGAGCAGTTGTTCCAGGCAGGTGCCTACAAGAATCATCTCTGGATGGGCCTGTTGCGTTCGGAATACCAGCATCTCAAAGCGGGCAAACGCAAATGAAGGCGCTGGTTGTAGGCTGCGGTTCGATCGGTAAGCGCCATCTGCAGAATCTCAAAAGCCTCGGCGTGAGCGAACTCGCTGTGGTGGAGAACGATGATGGGCGCCGCGAGAGAGTCGCCAGTGAATTCGGCGTTACATCGTGGTCAAATCTCAAAGATGGTCTCCGCTGGGCTCCGGATTTTGTGGTAATTGCCACTCCCACGCACCTGCATATCGAGCAGGCGCTGGAGGTCGCGACGGGAGGGTTCGCGCTTTTCGTCGAGAAGCCGCTCTCGCACGCTTCGGCCGGGATATCGGACCTGATTCGAGTCGTGGAGCAACGTCGTTCTGTTTCCATGGTGGGTTGCAACATGCGTTTTCATCCCGGTCCGCGCAAAGTCAAGGAACTTCTCGAACAAGGACGACTGGGAAAGATTGTGAGTGCACGCATTCATGCGGGATCCTATCTACCTTCGTGGCGTCCGGGAACCGACTACCGCACGAATTATTCCGCGCGGACGGAGACCGGCGGTGGCTGCATTCTGGACTGCATTCACGAAATAGACCTGGCGCGCTGGTATCTCGGCGATGCGATCAACGTTTCCTGTGTGGCAGGGCACATGAGTTCGCTCGAGATTGCGACTGAAGATGTGGCGGTATTGGTGTCCCGGCACGAGTCGGGTGCGTTGTCTGAAGTCCACCTTGACT is from Acidobacteriota bacterium and encodes:
- the pseB gene encoding UDP-N-acetylglucosamine 4,6-dehydratase (inverting) — protein: MVNWSQESVLVTGGTGSFGKKFVDIMLRDYQPRRLVIFSRDELKQHEMRESGFQHPSLRYFIGDVRDVDRLKRAMSGITMVIHAAALKQVPACEYNPFEAIQTNIMGGRNVIDAAIDTGVRQILALSTDKAVNPINLYGATKLCAEKMFVQANAYAGAQNTRFSCARYGNVVGSRGSVIPIFIEQRKRGKITITDQRMTRFWLTLDHGVKFVISCLEQMHGGEIFVPKIPSMRLLDLAETIAPGCGIETIGIRPGEKLHEVLVSEDESRNTLETEEMYVIQPSHPWWTSANWAQGKKLPEGFRYSSDNNSQWLTRRELEDLVAPDLNAAEALPTSA
- the pseC gene encoding UDP-4-amino-4,6-dideoxy-N-acetyl-beta-L-altrosamine transaminase is translated as MSTTPTKLGPLAIHGGTPVRETFLPYGRQSLDEEDIQAVVDVLKSDWLTTGPKVGEFEEQFAAWVGAKHAVSFSSGTAALHGAAFAAGLKAGDEAITTPMTFCATANCVLYQEATPVFADVTQDTLNLDPEEVSRKISPRTKAIIAVDYAGHPADLAPLRELTARHGLLLIEDACHALGAEYRGQRVGGIADMTAFSFHPVKHLTTGEGGMVTTNDPKLAETLRRFRNHGISSDARQRQQSGQWFYEMVLLGFNYRLTDIACALGLSQLQKLDANLTRRREIAVRYTRAFHEMPAVIVPAVRDGIAPAWHLYPIRLKLEGLSTGRTEVFRALRAENLGVNVHYIPVHQHPYYRERFGYKGGEYPVAEDAYERLISLPMFHSMTDRDIEDVIAAVGKVCEAYAR
- a CDS encoding GNAT family N-acetyltransferase; translated protein: MSDTAAFLKGTKIYLRPLERTDLNGTYLGWLNDQEVARYLETGIFPTTLQDLEKFYERVTGSPTEVIFAIADKKSHQHIGNVKLGPIHWVHRRATLGIMIGAKKFWGKGVGEEATRLMVEYGFFRLNLHRIGLGVFEEHESAVRCYQKVGFKVEGCLREQLFQAGAYKNHLWMGLLRSEYQHLKAGKRK
- a CDS encoding Gfo/Idh/MocA family oxidoreductase, with protein sequence MKALVVGCGSIGKRHLQNLKSLGVSELAVVENDDGRRERVASEFGVTSWSNLKDGLRWAPDFVVIATPTHLHIEQALEVATGGFALFVEKPLSHASAGISDLIRVVEQRRSVSMVGCNMRFHPGPRKVKELLEQGRLGKIVSARIHAGSYLPSWRPGTDYRTNYSARTETGGGCILDCIHEIDLARWYLGDAINVSCVAGHMSSLEIATEDVAVLVSRHESGALSEVHLDYVQRTYERGCQIAGEHGSLFWNFREKQVRWYDAAADQWTTFDQPAGWQLNQMYLDEMQHFLDSVQQRTATTLPIAEAARVMTLVFAAKCSASEGRVVALRQEGAA